ATATGTGTAATAAGCGCCTCACCGTTGTCCGCTGCGTATCCCCAAGCGTGAGACATGGTTACAGTTTGGGTCTATGAGTATCTAGTGCTGTAATCCCCTAAAGCGAGTCGTCCCCCTTGCGCAAAGCAGTCAGTGTCCTTCACCTGACAGCTGCAGAGCTTATATAGGGTCCCCTGTGTGTGGTGTGTCTCTCAGGCTGGTGTTGGCCACATGATGTCCGCGCAATTACCGGGAGGAGTTTAGATGGACCGTAACACTGTGGATCAATgaagagtctctctctctctctctctctctctctctctctctcctctctctctctctctctctctctctctctctctctctctctctctctctctctctctctcacacacacacacacacacacacacacacacacacacacacacacacacacacacacacacacacacacacacacacacacactctctcactcactctccccCGTCAAGCTACATTGACAGGCTGCATATTCCTGGAGCTGAGCGCATTTTCACCGTTCAGTTAACGGGTTTAAATTGCCTATAATGTCAGGAAGTAGCGGATTTACGCGACAGTATGCAGCGTTAAAGTCACCTTGAAAAGTAGGCTCGTTAGTTAGTCATTATGAAATTATAGAAGGGCACACTAAACCAAAGTTAAATAGGTCCATAAATGGGTTATCACATTTATCAAGTTGTTATCACTGGGGAAAGTAATGAGTGTGAATTATTGACTATCATAACCATAAACATTTTGttagaaatgtatttgtcacaaaaaaacataggCTATTTTTAGTGAAAAACGTGTAAATAACGTCTTTATTTGAAGCAAAGTTAATGACTGGTTCTGGCCCTTTTTGCGTCCTTCCCATGAGGGAAAAACTGAGGGCCTACTTTGTGCACTGATGGTGCTCCAGCATTCACATCAGTTTTTTCTAAAGCAAATAAATATACTCAGTGTCCACTGAAAAAGGGTAAAATCAAATACTAACACACTATAATCATACACTGATTTATCCCACTGATATGCacacatttaacatatttaaagttTGGCAAAGAAGCGATATTAAGTCAGTTTAATGGGGATAATGATAAAGCAAGGCTTAAAACTGCAGAAATTCTTCCAAAATGCAACAGGAAAGAAAATGCATAAGGTGAGGGATCAGTTCATCCTCCTGTTGACTATGAAGCTCCAAGTGGTATGTACCTTTTAATGTAATGACATTGTTGGGAAATGATAGAGGTTGTTATGGACACAGTAATGCACTGCAGCTGTGGTGGTGTGAGGCTGCCACCTGCTGTGTGTTAGTGACACTACAAGCTGGAggattttccttttcttcataGACACAACTTCAGaggcaaacaaaaaataaatatgatccCATCTTAACCCAATCAAATGGAAATTACTTAGTCTTATACATAGCCTACTGACAGGTGGGGTAGTCCATAAATAGCCTACATGCTGTCAGGCACTTtccatcaacattttcattgaTGGGGTGTCTTATggatgctttttctttttggaaatGGCTATAGACGAATGGTGCATTTCTAAAACAGCTTTCAAAATAGGCCAATCACGATCGCATTAATATGTTACCAAACTGTCTCTGGCATATTTCACCACAGATTGTACTTGTcacttcttatttattttataggtGAGGCATCAAAAcccatgtattatttttttatgtaactcTCTCATTTGGCGTGTCTTTCTAGACTGAAATGATAGCTATGCCCTGAACATCTGGAGTCTGGAAGGATCAACGATTCTAGTtctttcaaaaatatcttaTGGTTATAAGTGTTTGGTTACTGTTTGGCTGAAAGGATGCAACACGTTCTTTAATCTGCAGCAACGTTCCTTTCGGACACTAATGTGTTACATTGTAGCAGAGAAAGCTGTTGTGCTACAATGTGTTGTCATTCATTTCGCTATGACGTCATTCTGAATTCCAATTCTATCACCTGACAGAAGCTTCTGATAGATGAGACTAAACAGTTTGGGATCATCTAGGTAGGACCTTTAAACAGTGACGCGTTATTTTATTCCCACCCGTATTCAGCGAGGACACGCCCCTCcgctgcctctgattggctgatatTCTAACCGTCTTACTCCTCATGCCCCACCAACAAATTCGTCTAAAGATTTGTGGATATCGATAACAAACGTgaattttgtaaaaatgaacaacaaacaataTTGTTGTCTCCTTTATCTTCAACcccattcatcatcatcttcttcattattctacttcttcttcttcttcttcttacatCAATCTTACCCTATGTTGAAGTGTTGAACGTATCATCCTATTGAGTGCAGTCATACCTGTTATATTATTCTTAGTTCAAATGATGCCtaaatgtattatgtttttgtcttaaTGTCACATATTGTAAGCGACggtttttgaaaagtaaaaaagatgaaaaacccAACAATTTACGAAGACAatgagtactagccaatcagaggaagagtagggcgggtcttcACTGAATGCGGGtgggggttaaaaaaaaagaaatcgtGACGTACAAGTGGAAGTCGACAAGCGTCGCACGCAAATGACGTAGTAAAGAAGGCACGTTTCTGTCAGCACATGAGGATAACAACCCCAAACAGCTCTTCTATTAAGGTCTGTCTATAAGTATTTTACTGTTCAGTCGACGTTGTTTTTATATTCCTTTTGttaaagtaatgtttttttagtgaaatgaaccATCTTCagtagaaaatagtgaaaatattaGACACACAAAGCCCCATACTGCCAGTAAAGTGAGACAGAATAGCGTTTGTGAGTTATACCCAAACGGATAAAGCGTAAAGAGTATTTTTAAAGTTTCTCCAACAAACCAGTCAAAAGCTTGATATGTATTCATTACATTTGGTTGTCAGTAGGACTCCTGTTTTCCATTTAGGCGAGGCAGCTGTGACGTGTatcacaaattaaatatatttccacGAAAAAATAGAGGTCAGCCCATATAGAGGCTGTACAGTATTCTAACAATATTGAGTTAAAAATTATGCCTTGTTGCTGTCATCACACTACAAGGACTGAAAGGTTATGGGGAAATCAAAAAGACAAGAAGTATAATTTATGACTTATAAAAGAACTGTGGTTGgcctatttttcttttacatgtaTAAAAGCCGATTTAAACTGCATTATtatgactattattattacaattaatACTACTACAAAAGGTTCGCAATGCATGTATTAGCAATCCTGCACCACAGCATTACGATTAGTTGTGAGGCAGAAAGCATCTGCAGAGTTGTGTTGTTTATATACCAGACTCAGCCACTGTGACACACACTGTGCTCCGGCtagatgtgttttttcccaCTCCAGTTGTGGTGCTTATGGTCCCCACTTTAACTTCTTGCTGCGAGCTGACAGGTGTGGAAGGCAGGATGGTCTCCTTGGAGCTGGGAGCATCAGGTTTTAAAGAGTTGTTTTGTCTGTGATACCCTTGGAGAGCACCCCTACTTTTCACCCTGAGGACTGCAAACTGAGAGGGttcttttctttagtttttttttggtttatggTGCAACTGCTGGTAAAAGTCTAGACGCTGTTGTGCATGGAATTTTGAGAAGGCTGGCTGTCTGTTtgcaaaaaaaattctcaaTCCATGCTGCCAATCCATTTCTTGACCCTGTTCAGGTGTTGTGACTCACTGTCTGGCGGCGTGAGGTGTTGGTGTAGCTAATCAGTTGCCTACTGAGTGTAGGAAGCAAGTGGAGGACCAGGAACAATCTGAGCATCTGTATTGATCAGCAAAGCCTCAAGCTTGTGTGATCAGAATGAAAACTGCTGTTTGAGCAGGCAAACAGCAGTTGTGGGTTTGAAACCAATAAGTGGGAAAACAAACCACCCACAGGCCAAGCTACAGAAATGAAATCTTTCCCCATGTGTGCAACCATGCTGATTTGTGTTCTCTCCCCAGGTAACAACATGGGAAAGAATaagcaaaaagggaaaaaacagaagaacGTCTTTCAAGTGGCAAACAAGCActtgaaaaacaagaacaaaacaaagccTGTCACGACAACACTCAAACACGTAAGATCTCTTTCCCgcacttttgtctttttctctccttcacacaTATTTGGAATCTCTCCCTTGTATGCAGTGTTTGCTGCACCTGCTCTAGTGTAATTTGTGCGGCTTCACAGATCAATGCCTTGAAAAATGAGAAAGTGGAGAACCTCAATCAAATCTTCACAGAAGTCCAGAGGGATGTGAAGAGTTTTTCGAAATCGGTTGCACCTGAACCAAAGAAACAAGCACAGGTAACGCGGCACATTTTGGACATAAAAGTTCCGTTCATCATCCAGCATTTCAATCATCGTGATACATTTCACTgtgattgtttctttttttgtttttttttggtcttattAGGTCGTCAGGGAGCCACCGAAGGAATCTGTGAACGTTGACAGCGCTGCTCAACTCTTCTCTCAGCTATAACGTATCA
Above is a window of Scomber scombrus chromosome 20, fScoSco1.1, whole genome shotgun sequence DNA encoding:
- the rbis gene encoding ribosomal biogenesis factor, whose translation is MGKNKQKGKKQKNVFQVANKHLKNKNKTKPVTTTLKHINALKNEKVENLNQIFTEVQRDVKSFSKSVAPEPKKQAQVVREPPKESVNVDSAAQLFSQL